From a single Photobacterium gaetbulicola Gung47 genomic region:
- a CDS encoding putative type IV pilin assembly protein PilB (COG2804), translating to MYTNLASILHQAELISPVQLQQVVDQVQAEKLSVPAALIGLGIMTSQDLARQLEVIFAVALVDAHQYDYAECCKTLNLRDLILRHRVLPLTHTDNTLFIGLCDPTYLDALDDFRFATGKHVEPMLLEYKQLEAALRRVYGSELKGTEQHAPQRGISETELTELVELSDGELIDDTTDLSSDSAPVTRYINQTLLDALRKHASDIHFEPYEKHYRIRLRCDGILHQYATPPANLSRRLSTRLKVMSRLNIAERRIPQDGRIKLKLSETVSVDLRVSTLPTMWGEKIVLRILDSSSSKLDIDHLGYNDGQKQAYLDALNQPQGMILMTGPTGSGKTVSLYSGLKILNTEARNISTAEDPIEINLPGINQVQINPVAGLGFAEALRAFLRQDPDVVMVGEIRDLETGGIAVKAAQTGHLVLSTLHTNSAAETITRLTNMGIEDFNLASSLSLIIAQRLARRLCHHCKQPDDLDPLLRARLEIPPGAELFKASPNGCDDCNKGYLGRVGIYEVMPFSRPLSHALLQGASTLELEDIACQHGMITLRQAGIEKLCQGTTSLAELQRVLHFA from the coding sequence ATGTACACCAACCTTGCTTCAATTCTGCACCAGGCTGAGCTGATCAGCCCGGTGCAGTTGCAACAGGTGGTTGACCAGGTACAGGCTGAAAAACTGTCGGTACCGGCGGCATTGATTGGCCTTGGGATCATGACCAGCCAGGATCTGGCGCGCCAGCTGGAAGTGATTTTTGCCGTTGCCTTGGTCGATGCCCACCAGTATGACTACGCCGAGTGCTGCAAGACCCTCAACCTGCGTGATTTGATCCTGCGCCACCGGGTACTGCCACTTACCCATACCGACAACACCCTGTTCATCGGCCTGTGCGACCCCACCTATCTCGATGCCCTCGATGACTTCCGCTTTGCCACCGGTAAGCATGTCGAGCCAATGCTGCTGGAATACAAACAGCTCGAGGCGGCACTCCGCCGAGTTTACGGCAGCGAGCTCAAAGGCACCGAACAGCACGCACCGCAGCGCGGGATCAGCGAAACTGAGCTGACCGAACTGGTGGAGCTCAGCGATGGCGAGCTGATTGATGACACCACCGACCTCAGCAGCGACAGTGCCCCGGTCACCCGCTACATCAACCAAACCCTGCTCGATGCCCTGCGCAAACATGCCTCGGATATCCATTTCGAGCCTTACGAGAAACACTACCGGATCCGCTTGCGCTGCGACGGTATTTTGCACCAGTATGCCACCCCGCCGGCCAACCTGTCGCGCCGCCTGTCGACCCGACTAAAAGTCATGTCGCGGCTCAATATTGCCGAGCGGCGAATACCGCAAGATGGTCGGATCAAGCTCAAACTGTCCGAAACCGTGTCGGTGGATCTGCGGGTATCGACCCTGCCGACCATGTGGGGTGAGAAAATCGTATTGCGGATCCTCGATAGCAGCAGTAGCAAGCTGGATATCGATCACCTCGGTTATAACGACGGGCAAAAACAGGCCTACCTTGACGCGTTAAACCAGCCGCAGGGGATGATCCTGATGACCGGGCCGACCGGAAGCGGCAAAACCGTCTCGCTCTATTCAGGGCTGAAGATCCTCAACACCGAAGCGCGGAATATCTCCACTGCCGAAGACCCGATAGAGATCAACCTGCCGGGGATCAACCAGGTCCAGATCAACCCCGTCGCCGGCTTGGGTTTTGCCGAAGCATTGCGGGCTTTTCTGCGTCAGGATCCGGACGTGGTGATGGTGGGCGAAATCCGCGATCTCGAAACCGGGGGCATTGCGGTAAAAGCGGCGCAAACCGGCCACCTGGTGCTATCGACCCTGCATACCAACTCGGCAGCCGAGACCATCACCCGCCTGACCAATATGGGGATCGAGGATTTCAATTTGGCCTCGTCGCTCAGCCTGATCATCGCCCAGCGCCTGGCTAGGCGGCTGTGCCACCACTGCAAACAGCCGGACGATCTCGACCCGCTGCTTCGCGCCAGACTCGAGATCCCGCCAGGCGCCGAGCTGTTCAAGGCCAGTCCTAACGGCTGTGATGACTGCAACAAGGGCTACCTGGGACGGGTCGGAATTTATGAAGTGATGCCCTTCTCAAGGCCGTTGTCACACGCCCTGTTGCAGGGAGCCAGTACCTTGGAGCTGGAGGATATCGCCTGCCAGCACGGCATGATCACCCTCCGGCAAGCCGGTATCGAAAAGCTCTGCCAGGGCACCACCAGCCTCGCCGAGCTTCAGCGTGTCCTGCATTTCGCTTGA
- a CDS encoding quinolinate phosphoribosyltransferase (COG0157): MTQMEKKHDSESRLNYLKQQLPLEITRAVADTLREDLGGEIDAGRDITASLIPADSQGIATIITREHGMFCGQMWAEEVFRQLGGEVSIEWHVEDGDKVEPNQTLCTLRGPSRILLTGERNAMNFIQTLSGCATTVAEYAKQLEGTECRLLDTRKTIPGLRSALKYAVTCGGGYNHRIGVFDAYLIKENHIIACGGIEQAISTAKQLNPGKPVEVETESLDELQQAIDAGADIIMLDNFTTDMMRQAVKINAGRAALENSGNVTLETIREFAQTGVDYISVGALTKHLKAMDLSMRFK, encoded by the coding sequence ATGACTCAAATGGAAAAGAAGCACGACAGCGAATCGCGCTTGAATTACCTTAAACAGCAGCTTCCCCTTGAAATTACCCGTGCCGTTGCCGACACCCTGCGCGAAGATCTCGGCGGCGAGATTGATGCCGGCCGCGACATTACGGCCAGCCTGATCCCGGCAGACAGCCAAGGGATCGCCACCATCATCACCCGCGAACACGGTATGTTCTGCGGCCAGATGTGGGCCGAGGAAGTGTTCCGCCAGCTGGGCGGCGAAGTCAGCATTGAGTGGCATGTCGAAGACGGCGACAAGGTCGAGCCGAACCAGACCCTGTGCACCCTGCGCGGCCCGTCACGCATTCTGCTGACCGGCGAGCGCAACGCGATGAACTTCATCCAGACCCTGTCTGGCTGTGCCACTACCGTTGCCGAATATGCCAAGCAGCTGGAAGGCACCGAGTGCCGCCTGCTTGATACCCGCAAAACGATTCCGGGCCTGCGCAGCGCGCTGAAATATGCCGTGACCTGCGGCGGCGGTTACAACCACCGTATCGGTGTGTTCGATGCGTACCTGATCAAGGAAAACCACATCATCGCCTGCGGCGGTATCGAGCAAGCCATCAGCACCGCCAAGCAGCTCAACCCGGGCAAGCCGGTTGAAGTCGAGACCGAGTCGCTGGACGAACTGCAGCAGGCCATTGATGCCGGTGCCGACATCATCATGCTGGACAACTTCACCACCGACATGATGCGCCAAGCAGTGAAAATCAACGCCGGCCGCGCCGCGCTGGAGAACTCCGGCAACGTGACGCTGGAGACCATCCGCGAGTTTGCCCAAACCGGTGTCGATTACATCTCGGTCGGCGCACTGACCAAGCACCTCAAGGCGATGGATTTGTCGATGCGCTTCAAATAA
- a CDS encoding N-acetyl-anhydromuranmyl-L-alanine amidase (COG3023), with protein sequence MLTINQDHWLEGVKHVPSPFHDARPDSDDISLLVVHNISLPPGQFGGPYIEQLFTGTLKPDEHPYFELISGFRVSAHCLIMRNGDIIQFVPFDCRAWHAGVSTFAGRDKCNDYSIGIELEGTDTLPYTQAQYDTLAALTRVLLDNYPRMDASRITGHEFIAPGRKTDPGLAFDWLAYKSSILLK encoded by the coding sequence ATGTTAACAATTAATCAAGACCACTGGCTGGAAGGGGTCAAGCATGTGCCTTCGCCGTTCCATGATGCCAGGCCGGATAGTGACGATATTTCGCTGTTGGTTGTACATAATATCAGCTTGCCGCCGGGCCAATTTGGCGGTCCGTATATCGAGCAGCTATTTACCGGTACCCTAAAACCTGACGAACATCCCTATTTTGAGTTAATTTCCGGTTTTCGGGTATCGGCTCACTGTCTAATTATGCGAAATGGCGATATTATCCAGTTCGTTCCGTTTGACTGTCGGGCTTGGCATGCGGGTGTGTCGACCTTTGCAGGCCGTGATAAGTGCAACGACTATTCGATCGGAATTGAACTGGAAGGAACGGATACCCTGCCTTACACCCAGGCCCAGTACGATACCCTTGCCGCACTCACCCGGGTGCTGCTCGACAATTACCCCCGCATGGATGCCAGCCGGATCACCGGCCACGAGTTTATCGCCCCCGGGCGAAAAACCGACCCGGGTTTGGCATTTGATTGGCTTGCCTATAAGTCTTCAATATTGCTCAAGTAA
- a CDS encoding transcriptional regulator PdhR (COG2186), with protein MTYKRIRQPKLSDAIEQELEHLILEGILSPGQQLPPERELAKQFDVSRPSVREAIQRLEAKKLLTRRQGGGTFVTEKLWQSFSEPLLELLSAHPETQLDLLESRHALEGLAAYYAALRGNQEDFTRIRDCHSRIQEAQQQGDLPAEAAAVMQYLIAVTESAHNVVLLHIIRSLAPLLEQNVLQNFELLNRRPDVVEKVRNHRANIVQAIVSGEPVQARDASHAHLAYIEETLLDLSREDSRRERSLRRIQQRKDGLD; from the coding sequence ATGACTTATAAACGAATCCGCCAACCCAAGCTCTCCGATGCTATCGAGCAGGAACTGGAGCATCTGATCCTCGAGGGAATCCTATCCCCGGGGCAGCAGCTGCCGCCTGAACGTGAGCTTGCCAAGCAATTCGATGTTTCTCGCCCGTCTGTCCGTGAAGCTATCCAGCGCCTTGAGGCAAAAAAACTGCTCACGCGCCGCCAGGGTGGCGGTACCTTTGTGACCGAAAAGCTATGGCAGAGCTTTTCCGAGCCACTGTTGGAACTCCTCTCCGCCCACCCAGAGACCCAGCTTGACCTGCTGGAGTCGCGCCATGCCCTTGAAGGCCTGGCTGCCTACTACGCCGCCCTGCGCGGCAACCAAGAAGATTTCACCCGTATTCGTGACTGCCATTCGCGGATACAGGAAGCCCAGCAGCAAGGTGATTTGCCGGCCGAAGCCGCCGCTGTGATGCAATACCTGATTGCGGTGACTGAGTCCGCACACAACGTGGTATTGCTCCATATCATCCGTAGCCTTGCCCCTCTGCTGGAGCAAAACGTATTACAAAACTTTGAGCTCCTGAACCGTCGCCCCGATGTGGTGGAAAAGGTGCGCAATCATCGAGCCAACATTGTCCAGGCGATTGTTTCGGGGGAACCCGTACAGGCCCGCGACGCATCGCATGCACATTTGGCTTATATCGAGGAAACCTTGTTGGATTTATCGCGCGAAGACAGTAGACGAGAACGCTCTCTTCGACGCATTCAACAACGCAAGGACGGGCTGGATTAG
- a CDS encoding pyruvate dehydrogenase subunit E1 (COG2609) — protein MSEVMKNDVDALETQEWLAALESVVREEGVERAQFLLEQVLDKARLDGVDMPTGITTNYINTIPSDQEPAYPGDTTLERRIRAIIRWNAAMIVLRGSKKDLELGGHMASFQSAAAFYETCFNHFFRAPNEKDGGDLVYYQGHIAPGIYSRAFVEGRLTEEQLDNFRQEVDGKGIPSYPHPKLMPEFWQFPTVSMGLGPISAIYQARFLKYLDGRGLKDTSEQRVYAFLGDGEMDEPESRGAISFAAREKLDNLCFLINCNLQRLDGPVMGNGKIIQELEGLFKGAGWNVVKVIWGNNWDSLLAKDTSGKLLQLMNETIDGDYQTFKSKDGAYVREHFFGKYPETAALVADMTDDEIFALKRGGHESSKLYAAYKNAAETKGRPTVILAKTVKGYGMGEAAEGKNIAHQVKKMDMSSVMHLRDRLGLQDLVSDEDVKNLPYLKLEEGSKEHEYLHARRNALHGYTPQRLPNFTEELVLPEVEEFKPLLEEQKRDISTTMAFVRALNVLLKNKNIGKNIVPIIADEARTFGMEGLFRQIGIYNPHGQQYTPQDRDIVSYYKEATSGQVLQEGINELGAMSSWVAAATSYSTNDLPMIPFYIYYSMFGFQRVGDMAWMAGDQQARGFLLGATAGRTTLNGEGLQHEDGHSHIMANTVPNCISYDPTFAYEVAVIMQDGIRRMYGEQENVFYYLTVMNENYAMPAMPEGVEEGIRKGIYKLESYAGDKSKVQLMSSGTIMNEVRKAAQILSDDYGIASDIYSVTSFNELTREGQDVERYNMLHPEAEAKVPYIAQVMGTEPAIAATDYMKNYAEQVRAFMPSESFKVLGTDGFGRSDSRANLRRHFEVNAGYVVVAALTELAKRGDVEKSVIAEAIAKFDIDADKINPLYA, from the coding sequence ATGTCTGAAGTCATGAAAAATGACGTGGATGCACTGGAAACTCAAGAGTGGCTAGCAGCCCTAGAGTCAGTCGTTCGTGAAGAAGGTGTAGAACGCGCCCAGTTCCTACTTGAGCAAGTACTGGACAAGGCTCGTCTTGATGGCGTAGATATGCCAACCGGTATCACTACCAACTACATCAACACCATCCCATCAGATCAAGAACCCGCTTACCCTGGCGACACAACGCTTGAGCGCCGTATCCGCGCGATCATCCGTTGGAATGCGGCAATGATCGTACTGCGCGGCTCTAAGAAAGACCTAGAGCTTGGCGGTCACATGGCTTCATTCCAGTCTGCTGCAGCGTTCTACGAGACCTGTTTCAACCACTTCTTCCGTGCGCCGAACGAGAAGGACGGTGGTGACCTAGTATACTACCAAGGCCACATTGCCCCTGGTATCTACTCTCGTGCGTTCGTTGAAGGTCGTCTGACCGAAGAGCAGCTAGACAACTTCCGTCAGGAAGTAGACGGCAAAGGTATCCCTTCATACCCGCACCCTAAACTCATGCCTGAGTTCTGGCAGTTCCCAACCGTATCTATGGGTCTGGGTCCAATTTCTGCTATCTACCAAGCACGTTTCCTTAAGTACCTAGACGGCCGTGGCCTGAAAGATACGTCAGAGCAGCGCGTATATGCGTTCCTGGGTGACGGTGAGATGGATGAGCCAGAATCACGTGGTGCCATTTCTTTCGCTGCGCGTGAGAAACTGGACAACCTATGCTTCCTAATCAACTGTAACCTACAGCGTCTTGACGGTCCGGTAATGGGTAACGGCAAGATCATCCAAGAGCTAGAAGGCCTATTCAAAGGTGCTGGCTGGAACGTGGTTAAAGTTATCTGGGGTAACAACTGGGATTCTCTACTGGCGAAAGACACCTCGGGCAAGCTGCTGCAGCTGATGAACGAGACTATCGACGGTGATTACCAGACATTCAAGTCGAAAGACGGCGCTTACGTACGTGAGCACTTCTTCGGTAAGTACCCAGAAACTGCGGCACTGGTTGCAGACATGACTGATGACGAAATCTTCGCCCTTAAGCGTGGTGGTCACGAGTCATCTAAGCTGTACGCGGCATACAAGAACGCGGCAGAAACCAAAGGCCGTCCAACGGTTATCCTTGCTAAGACTGTTAAAGGTTACGGCATGGGTGAAGCGGCTGAAGGTAAGAACATTGCGCACCAGGTAAAGAAGATGGACATGTCTTCTGTTATGCACCTGCGTGACCGCCTAGGCCTACAAGACCTAGTCTCTGACGAAGACGTGAAGAACCTGCCTTACCTGAAACTGGAAGAAGGTTCGAAAGAGCACGAGTACCTACACGCTCGTCGTAACGCACTTCACGGCTACACGCCACAGCGCCTGCCTAACTTCACCGAGGAGCTAGTGCTTCCAGAAGTTGAAGAGTTCAAACCGCTGCTAGAAGAGCAGAAGCGTGACATCTCTACCACGATGGCATTCGTTCGTGCGCTAAACGTTCTACTTAAGAACAAGAACATCGGTAAGAACATCGTTCCTATCATTGCTGACGAAGCACGTACTTTCGGTATGGAAGGTCTGTTCCGTCAAATCGGTATCTACAACCCGCACGGCCAGCAGTACACGCCGCAGGACCGTGACATCGTTTCTTACTACAAAGAAGCGACGTCGGGCCAGGTACTACAGGAAGGTATCAACGAGCTAGGTGCAATGTCTTCATGGGTTGCTGCAGCAACGTCATACAGCACCAACGATCTTCCAATGATCCCGTTCTACATCTACTACTCAATGTTCGGCTTCCAGCGTGTGGGCGACATGGCGTGGATGGCAGGTGACCAGCAGGCGCGTGGTTTCCTACTGGGTGCGACAGCAGGTCGTACTACCCTGAACGGTGAAGGTCTACAGCACGAAGACGGTCACAGCCACATCATGGCTAACACTGTTCCTAACTGTATCTCTTACGACCCAACGTTCGCTTACGAAGTTGCTGTGATCATGCAAGACGGTATCCGTCGCATGTACGGCGAGCAAGAGAACGTGTTCTACTACCTAACGGTAATGAACGAAAACTACGCGATGCCAGCAATGCCAGAAGGCGTTGAAGAAGGCATCCGTAAGGGTATCTACAAGCTAGAATCTTACGCGGGTGATAAGTCTAAAGTTCAGCTAATGAGCTCGGGCACTATCATGAACGAAGTTCGCAAAGCAGCACAGATCCTAAGCGACGACTACGGTATCGCTTCTGACATCTACTCTGTGACGTCTTTCAACGAACTAACGCGTGAAGGTCAAGACGTAGAGCGCTACAACATGCTTCACCCTGAAGCAGAAGCGAAAGTACCGTACATCGCACAGGTTATGGGCACTGAGCCAGCGATCGCTGCAACGGACTACATGAAGAACTACGCAGAGCAAGTTCGTGCATTCATGCCTTCTGAGTCTTTCAAAGTACTTGGTACTGACGGTTTCGGCCGCTCTGACAGCCGTGCGAACCTACGCCGCCACTTCGAAGTTAACGCTGGCTACGTAGTTGTTGCTGCACTGACTGAACTGGCTAAGCGTGGTGATGTTGAGAAATCTGTAATTGCTGAAGCAATCGCGAAGTTCGACATCGACGCTGACAAGATCAACCCGCTATACGCGTAA
- a CDS encoding dihydrolipoamide acetyltransferase (COG0508) yields MAIEINVPDIGADEVEVTEILVSVGDKVEEEQSLITVEGDKASMEVPASQAGIVKEIKVAEGDKVSTGSLIMIFEAEGAAAAAPAPAAEAAPAAPAPAAAAPATSELKEVHVPDIGGDEVEVTEIMVAVGDSIEEEQSLLTVEGDKASMEVPAPFAGTLKEIKVAAGDKVSTGSLIMIFETAGAAPAAAPAAAPAAAPAAAADQEVNVPDIGGDEVEVTEIMVAVGDMIEEEQSLITVEGDKASMEVPAPFAGKVKEIKIAAGDKVSTGSLIMVFEVAGAAPVAAPAAAAPAPAPAAAPAPAAAAPASTGDFQENNDYAHASPVVRRLAREFGVNLSKVKGTGRKNRILKEDVQNFVKDALKRLEAGSAASGKGDGSALGLLPWPKVDFSKFGETETKPLSRIKKISGANLHRNWVMIPHVTQWDNADITELEAFRKEQNAIEAKKDTGMKITPLVFIMKAVAKALEAFPAFNASLSEDNESLILKKYVNVGIAVDTPNGLVVPVFKDVNKKGIYELSEELMAVSKKARAGKLTAADMQGGCFTISSLGGIGGTAFTPIVNAPEVGILGVSKSEMKPVWNGKEFEPRLQLPLSLSYDHRVIDGAEGARFITYLNACLSDIRRLVL; encoded by the coding sequence ATGGCAATCGAAATTAATGTACCTGACATCGGTGCGGATGAGGTTGAAGTAACTGAGATCCTTGTAAGCGTTGGCGACAAGGTTGAAGAAGAGCAGTCTCTGATCACTGTAGAAGGCGACAAGGCTTCTATGGAAGTACCAGCTTCTCAGGCGGGTATCGTTAAAGAAATCAAAGTGGCTGAAGGCGACAAGGTTTCTACCGGTTCTCTAATCATGATTTTCGAAGCCGAGGGTGCTGCAGCTGCAGCACCTGCTCCTGCGGCTGAAGCAGCGCCTGCTGCTCCAGCTCCAGCAGCAGCGGCTCCTGCTACTTCAGAGCTTAAAGAAGTTCACGTACCGGATATTGGTGGCGACGAAGTAGAAGTAACTGAAATCATGGTTGCCGTTGGCGACAGCATCGAAGAAGAGCAGTCTCTTCTTACTGTTGAAGGCGACAAAGCATCAATGGAAGTACCTGCACCATTCGCTGGTACTCTAAAAGAGATCAAAGTAGCGGCAGGCGATAAAGTATCGACAGGCTCTCTTATCATGATCTTCGAAACCGCTGGTGCAGCTCCTGCAGCAGCGCCTGCGGCAGCTCCGGCTGCAGCTCCTGCAGCGGCAGCTGACCAAGAAGTTAACGTACCGGACATCGGTGGCGACGAAGTAGAAGTGACTGAAATCATGGTTGCGGTAGGCGACATGATTGAAGAAGAGCAGTCTCTGATCACTGTTGAAGGTGACAAGGCTTCTATGGAAGTCCCTGCACCGTTCGCTGGTAAGGTTAAAGAGATCAAGATTGCAGCAGGTGACAAAGTGTCGACTGGCTCGCTAATCATGGTATTCGAAGTTGCTGGCGCAGCACCTGTAGCTGCTCCTGCGGCAGCAGCCCCAGCACCTGCTCCAGCAGCAGCGCCAGCGCCAGCGGCGGCAGCTCCTGCATCTACCGGTGATTTCCAGGAGAACAACGATTACGCTCACGCGTCTCCAGTTGTTCGCCGTCTTGCTCGCGAGTTCGGTGTTAACCTGTCTAAGGTTAAAGGTACTGGTCGTAAGAACCGTATCCTGAAAGAAGACGTTCAGAACTTCGTTAAAGATGCGCTTAAGCGTCTTGAGGCGGGTAGCGCGGCATCTGGCAAGGGTGATGGCTCTGCGCTGGGTCTACTACCATGGCCGAAAGTTGATTTCAGCAAGTTCGGTGAGACTGAAACTAAGCCTCTTTCTCGCATCAAGAAGATCTCTGGCGCCAACCTGCACCGTAACTGGGTAATGATCCCTCACGTTACACAGTGGGACAACGCAGACATCACTGAGCTGGAAGCATTCCGTAAAGAGCAGAATGCTATCGAAGCGAAGAAAGATACTGGCATGAAGATCACTCCGCTTGTATTCATCATGAAAGCGGTAGCGAAAGCGCTAGAAGCCTTCCCAGCGTTCAACGCTTCGCTGTCTGAAGACAACGAGAGCCTGATCCTGAAGAAGTACGTAAACGTGGGTATCGCCGTAGATACACCAAATGGCCTGGTTGTTCCTGTGTTCAAAGACGTGAACAAGAAAGGTATTTACGAGCTATCTGAAGAGCTAATGGCAGTGTCTAAGAAGGCACGTGCTGGCAAGCTAACTGCTGCTGACATGCAGGGTGGCTGTTTCACTATCTCAAGCCTAGGCGGTATCGGCGGCACTGCGTTCACACCAATCGTGAATGCACCAGAAGTTGGTATCCTGGGTGTATCTAAGTCTGAAATGAAGCCTGTGTGGAACGGCAAAGAGTTCGAACCACGCCTACAGCTTCCACTGTCTCTATCATACGACCACCGTGTGATCGATGGCGCGGAAGGTGCTCGCTTCATCACATACCTGAACGCGTGTCTGTCTGACATTCGCCGTCTGGTACTTTAA
- a CDS encoding dihydrolipoamide dehydrogenase (COG1249) has product MSKEIKAQVVVLGSGPAGYSAAFRSADLGLDTVLIEKYSTLGGVCLNVGCIPSKALLHVAKVIEEAKAMAEHGVVFGEPQTDINKIRVWKEKVITQLTGGLGGMAKMRKVNVVNGYGKFTGPNTIVVEGEDGPTTVTFDNAIVAAGSRPIELPFIPHEDPRIWDSTDALELKEVPEKLLVMGGGIIGLEMGTVYHALGSQIDVVEMFDQVIPAADKDIVKVFTKRIKKKFNLMLETKVTAVEAREDGIYVSMEGKKAPAEPVRYDAVLVAIGRVPNGKLIDAEKAGIEVDERGFINVDKQMRTNVPHIHAIGDIVGQPMLAHKGVHEGHVAAEVISGKKHYFDPKVIPSIAYTEPEVAWVGKTEKEAKAEGINYEVATFPWAASGRAIASDCADGMTKMIFDKDTHRVIGGAIVGTNGGELLGEIGLAIEMGCDAEDIALTIHAHPTLHESVGLAAEVFEGSITDLPNPKAVKRK; this is encoded by the coding sequence ATGAGTAAAGAAATTAAAGCCCAGGTAGTGGTGTTGGGTTCAGGCCCTGCAGGTTACTCTGCGGCATTCCGTAGCGCCGACCTAGGCCTAGATACGGTACTAATCGAAAAATACAGCACACTTGGTGGTGTATGTCTAAACGTGGGTTGTATCCCATCTAAAGCCCTGCTTCACGTTGCTAAAGTTATCGAAGAAGCAAAAGCGATGGCTGAGCACGGCGTGGTATTCGGTGAGCCTCAAACCGATATCAACAAGATCCGTGTATGGAAAGAAAAAGTAATTACCCAACTGACAGGCGGTCTTGGCGGTATGGCTAAGATGCGTAAAGTTAACGTGGTTAACGGCTACGGTAAGTTTACTGGTCCTAACACTATCGTTGTTGAGGGCGAAGACGGTCCAACAACTGTAACTTTCGACAACGCTATCGTTGCGGCAGGTTCTCGTCCTATCGAGCTACCGTTCATCCCGCACGAAGACCCACGTATCTGGGACTCAACTGATGCCCTTGAGCTGAAAGAAGTGCCTGAAAAGCTACTTGTCATGGGTGGCGGTATCATCGGCCTTGAGATGGGTACGGTATACCATGCGCTGGGTTCGCAGATCGATGTGGTTGAGATGTTCGATCAGGTTATCCCTGCTGCTGACAAAGACATCGTTAAAGTTTTCACCAAGCGCATCAAGAAGAAATTCAACCTGATGCTAGAAACCAAAGTAACCGCTGTTGAAGCGCGTGAAGACGGTATCTACGTATCAATGGAAGGTAAGAAAGCCCCTGCTGAGCCGGTACGTTACGATGCTGTTCTTGTGGCAATCGGCCGTGTACCAAACGGTAAGCTGATCGACGCAGAGAAAGCGGGTATCGAAGTTGACGAGCGCGGCTTCATCAACGTTGACAAGCAGATGCGTACTAACGTTCCTCACATCCACGCTATCGGTGACATCGTTGGCCAGCCAATGCTTGCTCACAAAGGTGTGCATGAAGGCCACGTTGCTGCTGAAGTTATTTCTGGTAAGAAGCACTACTTCGATCCTAAAGTTATTCCTTCAATCGCTTACACCGAGCCAGAAGTAGCATGGGTTGGTAAGACCGAGAAAGAAGCAAAAGCTGAAGGCATCAACTACGAAGTGGCGACATTCCCATGGGCAGCTTCTGGCCGTGCAATCGCTTCTGACTGTGCCGACGGTATGACGAAGATGATCTTCGACAAAGACACTCACCGTGTGATCGGTGGTGCTATCGTGGGTACTAACGGTGGTGAGCTGCTGGGTGAAATCGGTCTGGCGATCGAGATGGGCTGTGATGCAGAGGATATCGCTCTGACTATCCACGCCCACCCAACGCTACACGAATCTGTAGGTCTGGCTGCTGAGGTATTCGAAGGTTCAATCACTGACCTTCCTAACCCGAAAGCCGTTAAGCGTAAGTAA